GATAATTACACGACGATGATGATAGCAGGAATGCTGGCAATTTTAAGTAAATTTGTGTTTCAAGTTGAGCGCAAGCATTTTTTTAATCCGGCAAACTTTGGCATTATTTCAGTTCTTGTCCTGACTAAAGATGCGTGGGTTTCTCCCGGACAGTGGGGAGAAGATTGGTGGTATGGATTGTTATTTGCAGGAACGGGTGGTCTGGTTTTGAAACGGGTAGGCAGATGGGATACAACCGCTGCTTTTTTAGGTTCTTACGCACTGCTGGAAGCTATTCGCAATGTCTACCTAGGCTGGACGTGGGATGTATATTGGCATCGGTTGATGAGCGGCTCGCTATTGCTGTTTGCCCTGTTTATGATTACAGATCCTCGGTCAATTCCTAATGCTCGTACCGGGCGTTTAATTTGGGCTGCGGGCATTGCTATCTTAACGTTTATACTGCGTAATTACTTTTTTGTTTCTACAGCAGTTTTTTGGGCATTGTTTGCGATCGCGCCCTTAAGCGTACTTGCAGATTTCATCTGGTCAGCACCGAAGTTTTCTTGGGTTAAAGCTACAAAATCCGCTGAAAACAATATTTCACAGCCTGAATTATCACCGAATTAGAGGAGGTGGCCATGAAGCCATTTCGTATTTTCATAACTTTTCTGCTTGTTCTGTTTACTTTTATTTCATTTGTGCCTGAAGCGTGGGCATTTTGCGGATTTTATGTCGCCAAAGCAGATAGCAAACTATACAACAAAGCTTCGCAAGTAGTACTTGCAAGAGATGGCGATCGCACCGTTTTAACAATGGCGAACGACTATCAAGGAGCTGTTAAAGATTTTGCCCTTGTTGTCCCCGTTCCTGTTGTTCTGCAAAAAGACCAAGTACACGTTGGCGACCCAAAAATTATTGAACGGCTAGATGCTTTTAGCGCACCTAGACTGGTGGAATATTTTGATGAAAACCCTTGCGATGGCGAGGCTCCCGGCAATAGGGAAGCAGGTGCGACTAGAGGAGGATGGGAACCACCGAGCTTTAGCGCAAGCGATGAAAAAACGCTGGGTGTAACAGTAGAAGCAAAATTCACAGTAGGAGAATACGACATTCTCATACTAAGCGCCAAAGAATCAGACGGACTGCAAACATGGCTGCAACGCAACGGTTACAAAATCCCCCAAGGAGCAAATCAGCTACTTCAGCCATACATAAGACAAAAGATGAAATTCTTTGTCGCTAAAATCAATCTAAAAGAATTTGAAAAAACAGGTTCGCAATTCCTACGACCGCTGATGATGGCCTACGAATCGCCTAAATTCATGTTACCGATTCGCTTAGGCATGATTAACTCTACCAGCGAACAAGATTTGATAGTTTATTTGCTATCGCCCAAGGGTCAAGCTGAGATTACCAACTACCGGATGGTAAATATCCCCTCAGATACAGAAATACCAGTATTCGTTAAAAACGATTTTGGTAATTTCTATAAATCCATGTTCCAAACTTCCTATGTTAAGGAAGATAAAAAGGTGGCATTTCTGGAATATGCCTGGGATATGCAGAGCTGCGACCCGTGTTCTGCCGAACCATTGAATTCAGAAGAATTGCGTAAGGCTGGTGTATTTTGGGTTGAGCGAAACAGCCCTAATAATGTCTTTATCACCCGTATGCATATCCGCTATAGCCGGGATAAGTTTCCAGAAGATTTGATGTTCCAAGAAACATCAAGCCGGAAATCTTTTCAGGGTCGATATATCATGCACCATGCTTTTACAGGCGAAGCGAACTGTCAAGCTGCACAAGAATATAAACGGTCTTTGCCTAAAAGATTTGAACAAGAGGCGCAGAATTTAGCGAAGTTGACTGGGTGGAATATTGGAGATATCCGCAAGAAGCTGCCAGTGGTAGCTAGTGGAGATTCTAGCCCTTGGTGGCGGAAAATTTGGCCTTGATATTTTGAAGTAGGGTGGGCACTGCCCACCAATTGCCAAAAGCGGTGGGCAATGCTCACCTAATAATTAGAGGAAGTGGAAATGAAGCTATTTCGTATCTTGAAGATCGTTATTATATTTGTGCTGGCATTTATTTGCTTTGCACCAACAGCATGGGCATTTTGCGGATTTTATGTTGCAAAAGCAGATAGCAAGTTATACAACAAAGCATCGCAAGTCATTCTCGCGAGGGATGGCGATCGCACTGTCCTAACAATGGCGAATGACTATCAAGGAGCTGTTAAAGATTTTGCCCTTGTTGTCCCCGTTCCTACTGTTCTGCAAAAAGACCAAGTTCGCGTTGCTGAACCCAAAATTATTGAACGGCTAGATGCATTTAGCGCACCCCGACTGGTGGAATATTTTGACGAAGATCCGTGCGCGGTTAATGACAGGGTGCAAATGGGATCTAGAATGGCTCTACCGCCATCAGCAGCGCCTCGTTCCGCAGCAGGGGCTAGAGATAACAATTTGGGTGTAACTGTAGAGGCAAAATTCACAGTAGGAGAATACGACATTCTCATACTCAGCGCCAAAGAATCAGACGGATTGCAAACATGGCTGCAACGCAACGGTTACAAAATACCCCAAGGCGCTAATCAATTGCTCCAGCCATACATAAGACAAAAGATGAAATTCTTTGTCGCCAAAGTCAATCTAGGAGAATTTGAAAAGACCGGATTCCAATCGCTGCGACCGCTAATGATGGCTTACGAATCGCCTAAATTCATGTTACCGATTCGCTTAGGCATGATTAACTCTACCAGCGAACAAGATTTGATAGTTTATTTGCTATCGCCAAAAGGGATGGCAGAAGTTACTAACTATCGCCTGGTAAATATCCCTTCAGATACAGAAATACCAGTATTCGTTAAAAACGATTTTGGTAATTTCTATAAATCCATGTTCCAAACTTCTTATGTTAAGGAAGATAAAAAGGTGGCATTTCTGGAATATGCCTGGGACATGAGTAGCTGCGACCCGTGTTCTGCCGACCCTTTGACCCCTGAAGAACTGCGTAAGGCTGGTGTATTTTGGTTAGATCAACCAACAAACTCAACACCAATGCCGAGAGGAAGATTCGCCCCTCCCCGCCCGTTAGGTAACTCGGTTTTTATCACCAGAATTCACGTCCGCTATAGCCGCGATAAATTTCCAGAAGATTTGATGTTCCAAGAAACATCAAACCGCAAAAATTTCCAGGGTCGTTATGTTATGCGCCATGCTTTTACAGGCGAGGCGAAGTGTCAAGCTGCACAAGAATATAAACGGTCTTTGCCTAAAAGATTTGAACAAGAGGCGCAGAATTTAGCGAAATTGACTGGGTGGAATATTCAGGATATCCGTAAGAAACTGCCTGTCGTAGCTAGTGGCGATTCTGGTGCTTGGTGGCGTCGTATTTGGCCTTTCTAGGCATCATTTTTGGCTAATTGTTCAGGGTTGATTGTTCATAGCAATGAGCAATCAACCCTGAACAATTTCATTAGATTTGAGTAACTACCTGATTCACGCGGGGTCTGCCGAAGCGTTCCCAAGCATTACCGCCTCGCAAAAATAATTCCATCCAACGTATTTGGTTCCCACCATCAGCAGCAGGCCACCCGGAACTACCTGGAGAAAAGGCGAGAGTCCCTTCAGGTACGCGAAAACTGCCATCTGAATAAATGGCATCGCTGACCACATCACCGACTCTAATTACTACTTTTTCTTCGGGTTTGAGGTTGAGGGTATGCGCTGGAATGGTGGTTTTGATGTTACCGTAGCCATCAATCCAGGCGACGCGATCGCTGGGTGCATCTGGGATTTGTTCGGGTTTCAAGGCTTCTCCCAAAAGGCTGTGGTCTCCCTGCGCGATCGCCGCTGCTGCACTGGGAAACACATCACGCGACCGGAACTGCGACCCACCCCGCGACACTTTCACGGTATGCATAACTTGAGCGTGGTCTTTGATGAAGGAAAGCGTATAACCTGCAAAGACGCCAACTACTTTAACACCGTTGGACAGCAGAGCGTAAGTCAATCCCTCGCCTTCATTGTTCAGTCGCGCTTCTTTGTCATCCTTGCGGGGAGCGCAGTTGTGATAAATTAAGCGATCGCTAGGGCCGGGGTTGAGGCCGAGTTGCGCCACCCAGAAGCCAGTCGCCAAGGTACTGAAGGGAGGAACCGAGAGGCAGTGGATCTGGGATGGAGGTAACGCCATCAAAAGACGTTGCGTAACTTCTGCAAAAGCGGGATCTCCGGTTCCGTAGTCTGCAATCAGGCTGATGAACATAGCTCCTCTGTTGTGGAATGCTACTGTCAGATTAAGCGATCGCGGACGCTTGGCGGCAGTCTTAAAGAAATTTTATTGCGTAAATTTCACACAAATAAGCTATCTCATAACATCGCAGTTGCAATGTTTTGGCGCAGAGTTCAAGAATTCCCTGCCACTTGGAATAGGTAAGTTTCACTCATGCGATAGAGACTAGATTGCTACGAAATTTGAGAACTTAAGAGAAATATGTAAACAATCCTTAACAACTGAGACAAAAAAATCATGCTTGGGATGAATCAAATTAAGACAGCGGCACTGCTAGGACTGCTTAGCGGTGTCCTGGTTCTAGGTGCTTATTATCTCGTAGGTAACGAACAGGGACTTTATATCGGTTTTGCTTTAGCTGCAATTAGTAGTTTTAGCTCTTGGTATTATTCCGATAGAGCAGCATTAATGGCATATCGCGCTCAACCCCTTGCTCGTCAAGAAGCTCCGGAACTTTACGATATGGTTGCATCGTTGAGCGATCGCGCTGAAATCCCCATGCCTACTCTATTTGTAGTACCTACAAAATCACCTAATGCTTTCGCCACAGGTCGAGATCCCGAACACGCAGCATTAGCAGTAACTCAAGGCATTTTAGAAATACTTACTCGCGAAGAACTCGAAGGAGTTTTGGCTCACGAAATCACCCACATTCGCAACCGCGACACCCTCACCCAAGCAGTTGCAGGCACTATTGCTGGAGCTATAACTTTTGCCGGACGAATTCTTACATTAGGAGCGCTTTACGGCCCAGTTACCCGCGACGATCGCCGGGGTGGGAATGCTTTTGGAGCGTTATTCTTAATAATTTTGGCTCCTATTGCAGCAGGTTTAATTCAATTTGCAATTTCTCGAACGAGGGAGTTTGCTGCTGACTTGGGTTCGGCAGAAATAACTGGTAATCCTTTAGCTCTTGCCAGCGCACTTGAGAAACTTGAAGAAATGGGTCATCAAATTCCCATGAATGGCAATCCAACTATGTCACCGCTACTGATTGTTAACCCTGTATCTACGAAAGGTTTGCAATCTCTTTTCCGCACTCATCCGCCTACAGAGGAACGCATTCGTCGTCTTCAAGAATTGGCACAGCAAAAGCAAGGTACTCCGGTTTTGGTCTAAGTTTTGCCTCGCCCTAATGGAAAACAAAATTATTAACTCTTTTTAGAAGTTTGCTAGCTCAAAAACACGGTATCCATACCGTGTTTTTGATTATTTGTAGACTAGCTATATTAATATTCAGTTGATAAACTCAAACGACAATAGTTAATAG
The window above is part of the Microcoleus sp. FACHB-831 genome. Proteins encoded here:
- a CDS encoding S-adenosyl-l-methionine hydroxide adenosyltransferase family protein, giving the protein MFISLIADYGTGDPAFAEVTQRLLMALPPSQIHCLSVPPFSTLATGFWVAQLGLNPGPSDRLIYHNCAPRKDDKEARLNNEGEGLTYALLSNGVKVVGVFAGYTLSFIKDHAQVMHTVKVSRGGSQFRSRDVFPSAAAAIAQGDHSLLGEALKPEQIPDAPSDRVAWIDGYGNIKTTIPAHTLNLKPEEKVVIRVGDVVSDAIYSDGSFRVPEGTLAFSPGSSGWPAADGGNQIRWMELFLRGGNAWERFGRPRVNQVVTQI
- a CDS encoding DUF2330 domain-containing protein, whose translation is MKLFRILKIVIIFVLAFICFAPTAWAFCGFYVAKADSKLYNKASQVILARDGDRTVLTMANDYQGAVKDFALVVPVPTVLQKDQVRVAEPKIIERLDAFSAPRLVEYFDEDPCAVNDRVQMGSRMALPPSAAPRSAAGARDNNLGVTVEAKFTVGEYDILILSAKESDGLQTWLQRNGYKIPQGANQLLQPYIRQKMKFFVAKVNLGEFEKTGFQSLRPLMMAYESPKFMLPIRLGMINSTSEQDLIVYLLSPKGMAEVTNYRLVNIPSDTEIPVFVKNDFGNFYKSMFQTSYVKEDKKVAFLEYAWDMSSCDPCSADPLTPEELRKAGVFWLDQPTNSTPMPRGRFAPPRPLGNSVFITRIHVRYSRDKFPEDLMFQETSNRKNFQGRYVMRHAFTGEAKCQAAQEYKRSLPKRFEQEAQNLAKLTGWNIQDIRKKLPVVASGDSGAWWRRIWPF
- a CDS encoding M48 family metalloprotease yields the protein MLGMNQIKTAALLGLLSGVLVLGAYYLVGNEQGLYIGFALAAISSFSSWYYSDRAALMAYRAQPLARQEAPELYDMVASLSDRAEIPMPTLFVVPTKSPNAFATGRDPEHAALAVTQGILEILTREELEGVLAHEITHIRNRDTLTQAVAGTIAGAITFAGRILTLGALYGPVTRDDRRGGNAFGALFLIILAPIAAGLIQFAISRTREFAADLGSAEITGNPLALASALEKLEEMGHQIPMNGNPTMSPLLIVNPVSTKGLQSLFRTHPPTEERIRRLQELAQQKQGTPVLV
- a CDS encoding RnfABCDGE type electron transport complex subunit D, with protein sequence MLGEARDYQILFLSLFLVLGIGTRDWTLRPSMIIVAIATCLVTQWAATSFWPIFQQNIRNFFAKPESCSYPQDATKPITPLQPSYRSALITSLGLSLLLRVDNYTTMMIAGMLAILSKFVFQVERKHFFNPANFGIISVLVLTKDAWVSPGQWGEDWWYGLLFAGTGGLVLKRVGRWDTTAAFLGSYALLEAIRNVYLGWTWDVYWHRLMSGSLLLFALFMITDPRSIPNARTGRLIWAAGIAILTFILRNYFFVSTAVFWALFAIAPLSVLADFIWSAPKFSWVKATKSAENNISQPELSPN
- a CDS encoding DUF2330 domain-containing protein, with translation MKPFRIFITFLLVLFTFISFVPEAWAFCGFYVAKADSKLYNKASQVVLARDGDRTVLTMANDYQGAVKDFALVVPVPVVLQKDQVHVGDPKIIERLDAFSAPRLVEYFDENPCDGEAPGNREAGATRGGWEPPSFSASDEKTLGVTVEAKFTVGEYDILILSAKESDGLQTWLQRNGYKIPQGANQLLQPYIRQKMKFFVAKINLKEFEKTGSQFLRPLMMAYESPKFMLPIRLGMINSTSEQDLIVYLLSPKGQAEITNYRMVNIPSDTEIPVFVKNDFGNFYKSMFQTSYVKEDKKVAFLEYAWDMQSCDPCSAEPLNSEELRKAGVFWVERNSPNNVFITRMHIRYSRDKFPEDLMFQETSSRKSFQGRYIMHHAFTGEANCQAAQEYKRSLPKRFEQEAQNLAKLTGWNIGDIRKKLPVVASGDSSPWWRKIWP